Genomic segment of Umezawaea sp. Da 62-37:
CTGAGCATGTACCGGACGGCGGCACCCGTTCCCGAGGCGACCAGGCGTCCGCGCCTGGTCGAATCCCCGCTCGGGGTGGCACGGGTCGTGCACAGGAAGTTCGACGGCGGGGACCGCCGGATCGACGACGAGTTCTCCCAGCGGCACTTCGCCGACCTCACCAGGGGCTACGGCGTCGCCGTCCGCCCGGAGGTCCTCGGGGCGGGGACGACGTTCACCGCCATGGCGCAGGTGCTGCTGCGGGAGCTGGAACTGGGCGAGGACGACCTGGTCGACCTCGCCATGGTCGCGCACAGCACCCCGGACCTGGACTGCCGCCTCTCCGCGGCGACGTTCCTGTCCGAGGCGCTGCCCAACGGCCCGCTGGTGTTCGCGCTGTCCGACAGCGGCACCTGCGCCCCGTTCACCGCGCTCGAGCTCGCCGGCGACTACGCCCGGCGGCACGGCTACCACCGCGCCCTCGTGCTGGTCCTCGACCAGTCGACGCTGCCCTACCAGATCGAGGGCGAGGCGCCCCAGGGCAACGCCGGGGTGGCGATCCTGTTGGAGGACACCGGTTCCGCGCCGCTGGCGATCGCGCACGAGGTGGGCGTCCGCGAGGCCGACCTGCCCGGCGCGATCGACGCAGCGCTCGGCGCGCTGACCCGCCCCGGCTCGACGACCACCGTGATCGTCGGCGCCGGCGTCGACCCCGCGCTGGTGCGCCACGACGGTCCCGTGCTCGTCGGCGGCGCCGGGTACCCGTGCACCTCGGCGTGGTCGCTGCTGGCCGCGCACGGCGCTCCCGACGAGCCGGTCGTGCTGATCGACCACGACCCCACCACCGGTGACCTCGGTTCCTGCGCGGTGGGGCCGAGGTGACCACGATCGCGCGGACCGACCAGTGGTCGCGCTGCCACCGCGCCGCGCGCACCGAGGGCGTGGCCGCCGCGCTGACCGAACTCGCCACCGCGGTGCTGCCCGGCCTGCTGCCGTGCGGCCCCGCGGGGCACGCCATCGTGCCCACGGCCATCGCCGCGGGAGCGGCGCGGGTCTGGGCCGACGGCGTGACGGTGGACCGGGGCTCGGCCGCGGAGAAGGCGCTCGGCGTGATCGAGCTGCCTGGCGGTGACGTCGAACTCCTGCGGCACCAGGTCCGACCGGGCGCCAACGGGTTCTCGCCCGCCGAACGGGCGGGCTGGACGCTCGGACTGGTCTGGCTGCGGCTCGGCCTGTCCGAGGAGCTGCGCGAGACCGCCATGCGCTACCTCAACGGCAGGCGCACCGGGAACTCCACGCTGCTCCAGCAGCAGATGGTGAAGTCGACCGTCGCCGACGGCCTCATCGAGCACCTCGAGGTCCGCGCGGTGCTCACCGGGATCGGGCCCGGCGAACTGCCGGACACCGTCCTCAACCACCTGCACACCCAGCTCACCTACGCCGACCGCGCGCTGGTGAAACTGCTCGGTGCCAGCGGTTACCTGGCCGGTGGGCCGGGGCAGGTGGCACGCGTCTCGGAGCTGCTCGCCGAGGCCTACTGCCGTCCGGAGGTGTGACGATGATCCAGCTTGACGACCGGTTGCTCGCGCTGCGCG
This window contains:
- a CDS encoding DUF2786 domain-containing protein yields the protein MTTIARTDQWSRCHRAARTEGVAAALTELATAVLPGLLPCGPAGHAIVPTAIAAGAARVWADGVTVDRGSAAEKALGVIELPGGDVELLRHQVRPGANGFSPAERAGWTLGLVWLRLGLSEELRETAMRYLNGRRTGNSTLLQQQMVKSTVADGLIEHLEVRAVLTGIGPGELPDTVLNHLHTQLTYADRALVKLLGASGYLAGGPGQVARVSELLAEAYCRPEV